A genomic segment from Paralichthys olivaceus isolate ysfri-2021 chromosome 22, ASM2471397v2, whole genome shotgun sequence encodes:
- the col4a5 gene encoding collagen alpha-5(IV) chain, producing MKTDAKSLRQLAAPLLFFLALCVAVQRSDSAACHGCVGSKCDCSGVKGAKGERGFPGLTGQPGVPGFPGPEGPIGGRGEKGSDGPQGPGGPKGIRGPPGLPGFPGTPGLPGLPGQDGPPGPRGVAGCNGTKGERGFPGTSGIPGQQGLMGPPGLPGSKGDPGDVISSNRFGDNGAVGLPGVPGVPGSPGPPGLQGPLGPPGPRGYEGRPGPPGPPGPKGNMGLNFQGPKGEKGEPGLQGPAGPPGQVGEQKRPPETEIQRGDKGDPGLPGPRGDPGYPGSPGPSGGQKGSKGEPGEAGKRGKPGKDGDPGPPGYPGGKGESGLPGPPGRDGERGFKGERGFTGPPGVVIGGQTGGRVGPKGEPGYPGSPGLKGDRGPAGSTGPPGPPGRPAVGGGGQPGPPGFPGERGQKGDGGAPGLSLPGAPGRSGSPGSPGPQGPPGPPGFSSSAQNCVAGEPGRPGVQGERGYPGNSGQKGEKGETCVNCFNDISSIPGEKGLPGPPGFPGNPGNPGLKGDRGFPGNPGSAGPAGAPGPQGSAGFPGEKGDPGDAITVPGGRGEKGDTGFPGPPGLPGLDGRPGRDGQPGSPGPKGSSGSLLVKGERGPPGEPGSPGNPGDRGPPGGPGFGPQGPSGEKGIQGVSGRPGGPGAPGAKGEPGLTVAEKGLPGPRGQDGEPGRPGPPGDAGQFGQPGFPGLPGVKGEPGLPGIGLPGPPGSKGFPGIPGQPGSPGGPGRPGVDGLSGQPGIPGSKGEPGFGLPGPPGLPGVPGSKGFPGPKGDPGFSGGPGSPGRSGFDGTPGSKGEPGLSGVPGARGPPGSPSTGSFGLPGSPGAPGPMGPPGFPGSNGEKGDPGPPGLDIPGLPGDRGNPGFPGSTGPAGTPGPPGGPGRDGLPGLPGQKGDMGPMGSPGPSGGPGGPGGPGAPGLKGEPGFSGRDGSPGGSGIKGERGDPGVAGPPGPTLTAAAVKGTKGDSGLPGGPGFPGQKGVSGLPGDPGLPGSDGRPGLPGPPGPKGDAGFPGGPGGPGAPGLKGSMGEMGFPGPAGQKGLPGLSGRPGTSGQPGGPGFPGAKGEPGSAGVGPPGPPGFKGEPGQSGFPGSPGLKGAPGSPGLSGLPGSPGSKGDPGLPGFQGSPGIPGPKGLDGGPGSPGLTGSPGRPGEPGRPGASGFPGDKGQAGRDGIPGPAGVKGEPGLPGHGAPGASGLPGFPGAKGDPGLPGPSGSPGFPGSKGEAGFPGSPGPSGNSGPPGPPGLAVQGPKGLQGPPGPPGRAGPGGPQGPRGPAGSGGVKGEKGIPGAPGQPGFSGQKGESGVPGFPGTSGVPGGSGIKGDIGLPGVPGFPGPKGDPGISGSNGLPGDPGDIGPVGPPGDPGLSPTPIVVKGERGPPGPQGQQGGQGLPGSSGRDGLPGQPGNPGDPGTEGPPGFSGPPGRKGDTGPAGQPGQRGYPGPPGSDGPQGQPGLPGTASAAHGFLITRHSQGTEVPYCPDGTSSIYDGYSLLYVQGNERAHGQDLGTAGSCLRRFSTMPFMFCNINNVCNFASRNDYSYWLSTPEPMPMSMDPLRGESIKPFISRCSVCEAPAMVIAVHSQTIQIPSCPGNWEALWIGYSFMMHTSAGAEGSGQALASPGSCLEEFRSAPFIECHGSGTCNYYGNSYSFWLATVEPSEMFRKPQSETLKAGNLRTRVSRCVVCMKRT from the exons GCTTGCCATGGATGTGTGGGATCCAAATGTGACTGcagtggagtgaaaggagccaAA GGTGAACGGGGTTTCCCAGGTCTCACCGGACAGCCAGGGGTCCCAGGGTTCCCCGGACCCGAGGGGCCGatcggaggaagaggagagaag gGCAGCGACGGACCTCAAGGACCAGGCGGTCCAAAAGGAATCAGA GGGCCTCCAGGATTGCCTGGATTTCCAGGAACACCAGGTCTTCCG GGTCTGCCGGGTCAGGACGGACCTCCGGGCCCGAGAGGCGTGGCAGGATGCAACGGAACAAAG GGTGAACGGGGTTTCCCAGGAACTTCCGGGATCCCAGGACAACAGGGTCTAATG GGACCACCAGGTCTgccagggtcaaag GGAGATCCAGGTGACGTGATCTCCAGTAATCGGTTTGGAGATAATGGAGCAGTGGGATTACCTGGAGTACCAGGAGTTCCT GGCTCACCGGGGCCCCCTGGTTTACAAGGTCCACTCGGGCCCCCGGGACCCAGAGGTTATGAG GGTCGTCCAGGTCCTCCCGGTCCTCCTGGACCCAAG GGAAACATGGGTTTGAACTTCCAAGGACCCAAAGGAGAGAAG GGAGAACCAGGTTTGCAAGGACCCGCCGGTCCCCCAGGACAGGTGGGAGAACAGAAGAGGCCCCCGGAGACGGAGATCCAGAGAGGAGACAAG GGCGACCCAGGACTTCCCGGCCCTCGGGGTGATCCCGGTTATCCAGGTTCTCCC GGCCCCTCAGGTGGACAGAAAGGAAGCAAGGGCGAACCAGGAGAGGCCGGCAAACGA GGTAAACCAGGCAAAGATGGCGACCCCGGTCCTCCAGGATACCCG GGAGGCAAAGGAGAGTCAGGCCTGCCAGGTCCTCCaggcagagacggagagaga GGTTTCAAAGGAGAGCGTGGATTCACAGGTCCACCTGGAGtg GTGATTGGCGGGCAGACAGGAGGTCGGGTCGGTCCGAAAGGTGAGCCCGGATACCCCGGATCACCTGGACTCAAAGGAGATCGAGGACCAGCAG GTTCAACGGGACCACCGGGACCACCAGGACGTCCAGCCGTCGGTGGCGGCGGTCAGCCTGGACCTCCCGGTTTCCCCGGAGAGAGAGGTCAGAAGGGAGACGGTGGTGCTCCAGGCCTCTCTTTACCAGGAGCCCCAGGACGATCTGGATCTCCTGGCAGCCCGGGACCACAGGGGCCCCCTGGACCTCCAGGCTTTTCCAGCAGCGCACAAAACTGCGTCGCCGGAGAACCCGGGCGCCCCGGTGTGCAGGGCGAGAGAGGTTACCCCGGAAATTCGGGACAGAAAg GTGAGAAGGGCGAAACCTGCGTGAACTGCTTCAATGACATCAGCTCGATCCCAGGAGAGAAAGGACTTCCTGGACCACCTGGATTCCCAG GTAATCCTGGCAACCcgggtttgaaaggagacagaggatTTCCAGGGAATCCCGGAAGTGCCGGACCCGCT GGTGCCCCCGGCCCTCAAGGTTCCGCAGGATTCCCCGGAGAGAAAGGTGATCCAGGTGATGCCATCACAGTCCCTGGTGGGCGGGGAGAGAAGGGTGACACTGGCTTCCCTGGACCCCCCGGTCTTCCCGGTCTGGACGGTCGACCTGGTCGTGATGGACAACCTGGATCCCCGGGGCCCAAAGGATCTTCT GGCTCTCTGCTGGTAAAAGGAGAACGAGGACCCCCCGGTGAGCCGGGTTCTCCTGGTAATCCAGGAGACAGGGGTCCACCAGGTGGCCCCGGCTTTGGACCTCAAGGGCCTTCCGGAGAAAAGGGTATCCAGGGCGTCTCTGGAAGACCTGGAGGTCCCGGTGCTCCTG GTGCTAAAGGTGAACCTGGCCTGACAGTGGCAGAGAAAGGTTTACCAGGACCCAGAGGACAGGATGGAGAGCCTGGACGGCCTGGTCCACCAG GTGACGCAGGTCAGTTTGGACAGCCTGGTTTCCCTGGTTTACCCGGAGTGAAGGGTGAACCTGGCCTCCCTGGCATCGGACTCCCTGGACCCCCAGGATCTAAAG GATTCCCAGGTATCCCAGGTCAGCCAGGATCTCCTGGAGGACCAGGCAGACCAGGAGTAGACGGACTCTCCGGCCAGCCTGGAATTCCTGGATCCAAG GGTGAACCTGGCTTCGGACTTCCCGGCCCACCTGGTTTACCTGGAGTACCCGGATCTAAAGGTTTCCCCGGACCAAAGGGAGATCCTGGTTTCTCTGGTGGCCCTGGTTCACCAGGAAGATCTGGATTTGATGGCACCCCAGGATCCAAAG GCGAGCCCGGTTTATCTGGTGTCCCTGGAGCTCGTGGCCCACCGGGATCCCCCTCCACTGGCTCATTTGGGCTCCCAGGCTCCCCTGGAGCTCCAGGCCCGATGGGACCACCAG GATTCCCTGGATCAAATGGAGAGAAAGGTGACCCCGGTCCTCCAGGTCTAGATATCCCAGGTTTGCCAGGAGATAGAGGAAATCCCGGTTTCCCAGGTTCTACAGGACCAGCTGGAACCCCAGGACCTCCTGGAGGGCCTGGACGAGATGGTCTGCCTGGATTGCCag gtCAGAAAGGTGACATGGGTCCCATGGGATCCCCAGGACCCTCCGGAGGACCGGGAGGCCCAGGAGGACCTGGTGCTCCTGGACTTAAAG GTGAACCTGGGTTCTCAGGTCGAGATGGTTCTCCTGGTGGTTCCGGCATTAAAGGAGAAAGGGGTGACCCCGGTGTCGCAGGACCCCCAGGTCCTACCCTGACAGCAGCAGCCGTAAAGGGAACCAAAGGAGATTCAGGACTTCCAG GTGGACCAGGTTTTCCAGGTCAGAAAGGTGTCAGCGGTCTCCCCGGAGACCCAGGACTTCCAGGATCAGATGGTCGCCCTGGACTCCCCGGACCACCAG GTCCAAAGGGCGATGCTGGATTCCCAGGAGGCCCGGGAGGACCTGGAGCTCCAGGACTAAAAGGCAGCATGGGAGAAATGGGATTTCCTG GACCAGCAGGGCAGAAGGGTCTACCAGGTCTGTCTGGGCGACCAGGAACCTCAGGACAGCCAGGAGGACCGGGTTTCCCCGGAGCCAAAGGTGAACCAGGTTCTGCCGGAGTTGGGCCACCTGGACCACCTGGATTCAAG GGTGAGCCAGGTCAGTCAGGGTTCCCAGGAAGTCCAGGACTCAAAGGAGCTCCAGGATCACCTGGTCTCTCAGGTTTACCTGGAAGTCCAGGTTCCAAAGGTGATCCTGGCCTTCCCGGATTCCAAG GTTCTCCTGGTATCCCAGGTCCGAAGGGTCTTGACGGTGGTCCCGGCTCCCCAGGTCTCACCGGATCACCAGGTAGACCAGGAGAGCCTGGCCGACCTGGAGCATCAGGTTTTCCAGGAGATAAGGGTCAGGCAGGTCGTGATGGAATCCCAGGACCGGCTGGAGTCAAGGGAGAGCCCG GGCTTCCTGGTCACGGAGCCCCTGGTGCCTCTGGGCTTCCAGGGTTTCCAG GTGCAAAGGGAGACCCAGGTCTTCCCGGTCCCTCTGGCAGCCCCGGTTTCCCCGGCTCTAAAGGAGAAGCTGGCTTCCCTGGTTCCCCTGGTCCTTCAGGAAACAGTGGCCCTCCTGGCCCTCCTGGACTGGCTGTGCAGGGCCCCAAAGGACTCCAAGGTCCCCCTGGACCTCCTGGACGAGCAG GTCCAGGCGGCCCGCAGGGTCCCCGCGGACCTGCAGGAAGTGGCGGCGTTAAGGGAGAGAAGGGTATTCCCGGCGCTCCTGGCCAGCCCGGCTTCTCTGGACAGAAGGGAGAGTCTGGTGTTCCAGGATTCCCG gGTACCTCTGGTGTTCCTGGCGGCTCTGGTATAAAGGGAGACATCGGTCTGCCTGGCGTTCCTGGATTCCCGG GACCCAAGGGAGACCCAGGAATTAGCGGTAGTAATGGTCTTCCTGGAGATCCTGGAGACATTGGGCCTGTCG GACCTCCTGGTGACCCTGGTTTATCTCCGACTCCCATCGTGGTGAAGGGAGAGCGAGGACCTCCTGGACCTCAGGGCCAGCAAGGTGGCCAGGGACTGCCTGGTTCTTCTGGACGTGATGGGCTGCCAG GTCAACCTGGTAACCCTGGAGATCCTGGTACCGAGGGCCCTCCCGGCTTCAGCGGCCCACCCGGCAGGAAAGGAGACACAGGGCCCGCCGGTCAGCCTG GTCAGCGAGGTTACCCTGGTCCCCCTGGTTCAGACGGTCCACAGGGTCAGCCTGGTCTCCCAGGAACAGCCTCTGCGGCCCACGGCTTCCTCATCACCCGACACAGCCAGGGTACGGAGGTGCCCTACTGTCCCGACGGAACAAGCAGCATCTACGACGGTTACTCGCTGCTGTACGTGCAGGGCAACGAGAGGGCTCACGGGCAGGACCTTG GCACGGCTGGCAGCTGTCTCCGCAGGTTCAGCACCATGCCCTTCATGTTCTGCAACATCAACAACGTCTGCAACTTCGCCTCCCGAAACGACTACTCCTACTGGCTGTCCACGCCCGAGCCCATGCCCATGTCCATGGACCCGCTCAGAGGGGAGAGCATCAAGCCTTTCATCAGCAG GTGTTCAGTGTGTGAAGCTCCAGCCATGGTGATAGCAGTGCACAGTCAGACCATCCAGATTCCATCGTGCCCAGGGAACTGGGAAGCTCTGTGGATCGGATACTCCTTCATGATG cacaCCAGTGCAGGTGCAGAGGGCTCCGGTCAGGCCCTGGCCTCTCCCGGCTCCTGCCTGGAGGAGTTCCGCAGCGCTCCCTTCATCGAGTGCCACGGCAGCGGCACCTGCAACTACTACGGCAACTCCTACTCCTTCTGGCTGGCCACTGTGGAACCCTCTGAGATGTTCAG GAAGCCACAGTCGGAGACTCTCAAGGCGGGGAACCTACGGACGCGCGTCAGCCGTTGCGTGGTCTGCATGAAGAGGACGTAA